A stretch of the Actinotalea sp. JY-7876 genome encodes the following:
- a CDS encoding F0F1 ATP synthase subunit gamma encodes MAGQQRVYRQRIRSTQSLKKIFRAMELIAASRIGKARARVSAATPYARALTRAVSAVATHAGVDHPLTTERPDVKRVAVLLMTSDRGMAGAYSASVIREAERLIQQLTDEGREVVLYVTGRRAVSYYSFRNREIAAQWTGASDAPTAETAQEIADTLLSAFLSEEADGGVAELHVVYTQFVNMVTQTPRVVRMLPLEVVEGVAEPGDEPLPLYEFEPSPEEVLDALLPRYIQSRIYSFLLQAAASELASRQRAMHTATENAEEIIRTFTRLANQARQSEITQEISEIVSGADALAS; translated from the coding sequence GTGGCCGGTCAGCAGCGCGTCTACCGGCAGCGGATCCGGTCGACCCAGTCGCTGAAGAAGATCTTCCGCGCGATGGAGCTCATCGCCGCCTCGCGCATCGGCAAGGCCCGCGCACGCGTGTCCGCCGCGACGCCGTACGCCCGGGCGCTGACCCGGGCGGTATCGGCCGTCGCGACCCACGCGGGCGTGGACCACCCGCTCACCACGGAGCGTCCCGACGTCAAGCGCGTCGCGGTGCTCCTGATGACGTCCGACCGCGGCATGGCAGGCGCCTACTCGGCGTCCGTCATCCGCGAGGCCGAGCGGCTCATCCAGCAGCTCACGGACGAGGGGCGGGAGGTGGTCCTGTACGTCACGGGCCGCCGTGCGGTGTCGTACTACTCGTTCCGCAACCGCGAGATCGCGGCCCAGTGGACCGGGGCGTCCGACGCGCCGACGGCCGAGACGGCGCAGGAGATCGCGGACACGCTGCTCAGCGCCTTCCTCTCGGAGGAGGCCGACGGCGGCGTCGCCGAGCTGCACGTGGTCTACACGCAGTTCGTCAACATGGTGACGCAGACCCCGCGCGTGGTGCGGATGCTCCCGCTCGAGGTCGTCGAGGGCGTGGCCGAGCCGGGGGACGAGCCTCTGCCGCTCTACGAGTTCGAGCCCTCCCCGGAGGAGGTCCTCGACGCCCTCCTGCCGCGGTACATCCAGAGCCGCATCTACAGCTTCCTGCTGCAGGCGGCGGCCTCGGAGCTGGCGTCCCGGCAGCGGGCGATGCACACCGCGACGGAGAACGCCGAGGAGATCATCCGCACCTTCACCCGGCTCGCCAACCAGGCCCGCCAGTCGGAGATCACCCAGGAGATCAGCGAGATCGTGTCCGGCGCCGACGCGCTGGCCTCGTAG
- the atpA gene encoding F0F1 ATP synthase subunit alpha, producing MAELTIRPEEIRAALDSFVKSYEPQGAVREEVGRVTLAGDGIAQVEGLPGAMANELLEFEDGTLGLALSLDVREIGVVVLGEFTGVEEGQTVRRTGEVLSVPVGDGYLGRVVDPLGKPIDGLGDVATEGRRALELQAPGVMARKSVHEPLQTGLKAIDAMIPIGRGQRQLIIGDRQTGKTAIAIDTIINQKANWESGDPNKQVRCIYVAIGQKGSTIASVRGALEDAGAMEYTTIVAAPASDPAGFKYLAPYTGSAIGQHWMYDGKHVLIIFDDLSKQAEAYRAVSLLLRRPPGREAYPGDVFYLHSRLLERCAKLSDELGAGSMTGLPMIETKANDVSAYIPTNVISITDGQIFLQSDLFNADQRPAVDVGISVSRVGGAAQVKAMKKVSGTLKIDLAQYRSLEAFAMFASDLDAASRQQLTRGARLMELLKQPQYSPYPVEEQVASIWAGTKGKLDSVALSDVRRFEREMLDHLRRNGDVLTTIRETGQLSDETEAALAAAIDEFAAGFQAGKDAPVVDTPINGDLEADIEQEQIVKQKRG from the coding sequence ATGGCTGAGCTGACGATCAGGCCCGAGGAGATCCGGGCCGCTCTGGACAGCTTCGTGAAGTCCTACGAGCCCCAGGGTGCGGTTCGCGAAGAGGTCGGGCGCGTCACGCTGGCCGGCGACGGCATCGCGCAGGTCGAGGGCCTCCCGGGCGCGATGGCGAACGAGCTGCTCGAGTTCGAGGACGGCACGCTCGGGCTCGCGCTCAGCCTCGACGTCCGCGAGATCGGCGTCGTCGTCCTCGGCGAGTTCACCGGCGTCGAGGAGGGCCAGACGGTCCGGCGCACCGGCGAGGTCCTGTCCGTGCCCGTGGGCGACGGCTACCTCGGCCGGGTCGTCGACCCGCTCGGCAAGCCCATCGACGGTCTCGGCGACGTGGCGACCGAGGGTCGCCGCGCGCTCGAGCTCCAGGCGCCCGGCGTCATGGCGCGCAAGAGCGTGCACGAGCCGCTGCAGACCGGGCTCAAGGCCATCGACGCGATGATCCCGATCGGCCGTGGCCAGCGTCAGCTGATCATCGGTGACCGCCAGACCGGCAAGACGGCGATCGCGATCGACACGATCATCAACCAGAAGGCCAACTGGGAGTCCGGCGACCCCAACAAGCAGGTCCGCTGCATCTACGTCGCGATCGGCCAGAAGGGCTCGACCATCGCGTCCGTCCGCGGCGCGCTCGAGGACGCAGGCGCGATGGAGTACACGACGATCGTCGCGGCCCCCGCGTCCGACCCGGCCGGCTTCAAGTACCTCGCCCCGTACACCGGCTCGGCCATCGGCCAGCACTGGATGTACGACGGCAAGCACGTCCTGATCATCTTCGACGACCTGTCGAAGCAGGCCGAGGCGTACCGCGCGGTCTCGCTCCTGCTGCGCCGCCCGCCGGGCCGCGAGGCGTACCCCGGTGACGTCTTCTACCTGCACTCCCGTCTGCTCGAGCGCTGCGCCAAGCTCAGCGACGAGCTGGGTGCCGGCTCGATGACCGGTCTGCCGATGATCGAGACCAAGGCCAACGACGTCTCGGCCTACATCCCGACCAACGTCATCTCGATCACCGACGGCCAGATCTTCCTCCAGTCGGACCTGTTCAACGCGGACCAGCGGCCCGCTGTCGACGTCGGCATCTCGGTGTCCCGCGTCGGTGGCGCGGCGCAGGTCAAGGCGATGAAGAAGGTCTCCGGCACGCTGAAGATCGACCTCGCCCAGTACCGCTCGCTCGAGGCGTTCGCGATGTTCGCGTCCGACCTCGACGCCGCCTCGCGCCAGCAGCTGACGCGTGGCGCGCGCCTCATGGAGCTGCTCAAGCAGCCCCAGTACTCGCCGTACCCGGTCGAGGAGCAGGTCGCGTCCATCTGGGCCGGCACCAAGGGCAAGCTCGACTCCGTCGCGCTGTCCGACGTGCGCCGGTTCGAGCGGGAGATGCTCGACCACCTGCGCCGCAACGGTGACGTCCTGACCACGATCCGCGAGACGGGGCAGCTGAGCGACGAGACGGAGGCCGCGCTCGCCGCCGCGATCGACGAGTTCGCCGCCGGCTTCCAGGCGGGCAAGGACGCGCCCGTGGTCGACACGCCCATCAATGGCGACCTCGAGGCGGACATCGAGCAGGAGCAGATCGTCAAGCAGAAGCGGGGCTGA
- a CDS encoding F0F1 ATP synthase subunit delta — MRGTSASSAQRVATGFEPVLRAAGTDASALGAQLFAVVDALDSSGSLRRALSDPSRQADDKAALVQGLLRGKVDERVVEAVAAFARARWSAESDLVDALEEAAFDALLASAQAEGRLEQVEDELFRFERALVGQRDLRRALTERAAAPRARGALVRQLLGGKVSAQTLQAVERLAVAPRGRSVTVLLGLVGRLAARRRQRLVAAVFVAVPPTVAQTERLSGLLERAYGRPVQLNVSVDPQVIGGMRVQVGDEVVDSTVLARLDDARRRLAG, encoded by the coding sequence ATGCGCGGGACGAGTGCCTCGTCGGCGCAGCGCGTGGCGACCGGCTTCGAGCCGGTGCTGCGGGCTGCGGGGACGGACGCGTCGGCGCTCGGCGCGCAGCTGTTCGCCGTCGTGGACGCGCTGGACTCGTCCGGCTCGCTGCGGCGTGCGCTGAGCGACCCGTCACGGCAGGCCGACGACAAGGCCGCGCTCGTGCAGGGTCTCCTGCGCGGCAAGGTCGACGAGCGCGTGGTGGAGGCCGTCGCGGCCTTCGCGCGCGCCCGGTGGTCGGCCGAGTCGGACCTCGTCGACGCGCTCGAGGAGGCCGCGTTCGACGCGCTGCTCGCGTCGGCGCAGGCGGAGGGCCGGCTGGAGCAGGTCGAGGACGAGCTGTTCCGCTTCGAGCGCGCGCTCGTCGGTCAGCGCGACCTGCGACGGGCGCTCACGGAGCGGGCGGCGGCGCCGCGCGCCCGCGGCGCGCTCGTGCGACAGCTCCTCGGCGGCAAGGTCTCCGCGCAGACGCTCCAGGCGGTCGAGCGGCTCGCGGTCGCACCGCGCGGCCGGTCCGTCACGGTGCTGCTCGGGCTCGTCGGGCGGCTCGCCGCACGACGCCGCCAGCGGCTGGTCGCGGCGGTCTTCGTCGCAGTCCCGCCGACGGTCGCCCAGACGGAGCGGCTCTCCGGGCTGCTCGAGCGCGCCTACGGGCGTCCCGTGCAGCTCAACGTCTCCGTGGACCCCCAGGTCATCGGCGGCATGCGGGTCCAGGTCGGCGACGAGGTCGTCGACTCCACGGTGCTCGCCCGCCTCGACGACGCACGACGCCGGCTCGCCGGCTGA
- a CDS encoding F0F1 ATP synthase subunit B, producing MKAVLEAATLLAAEPGEEVEGINLLIPADYDIIWSLVATAIIAFGFYKLVLPKFTAILDERTEKIEGGLARAENAQAEAAEALAEYQRQLAEARAEAARIREDARAEGTVIVTELRQKASDDAARILENAQRQIEAERQQAAVSLRAEIGTLATELASRIVGESLADSARQTRVVDRFLDDLEASTVAGATASASRVQDS from the coding sequence ATGAAGGCCGTCCTCGAGGCGGCGACGCTGCTCGCCGCCGAGCCCGGCGAGGAGGTCGAGGGGATCAACCTCCTCATCCCCGCCGACTACGACATCATCTGGTCCCTCGTCGCGACCGCGATCATCGCGTTCGGCTTCTACAAGCTCGTCCTGCCGAAGTTCACGGCGATCCTGGACGAGCGCACCGAGAAGATCGAGGGCGGGCTCGCCCGCGCCGAGAACGCTCAGGCCGAGGCGGCCGAGGCGCTCGCCGAGTACCAGCGACAGCTGGCCGAGGCGCGTGCGGAGGCCGCGCGCATCCGTGAGGACGCGCGCGCCGAGGGCACCGTGATCGTCACCGAGCTGCGGCAGAAGGCGTCGGACGACGCGGCGCGGATCCTCGAGAACGCGCAGCGCCAGATCGAGGCCGAGCGCCAGCAGGCCGCGGTCTCGCTGCGCGCCGAGATCGGCACGCTCGCGACCGAGCTCGCCTCGCGCATCGTCGGCGAGTCCCTCGCCGACTCGGCGCGCCAGACGCGCGTCGTGGACCGCTTCCTCGACGACCTCGAGGCCAGCACGGTCGCAGGCGCCACGGCGTCGGCCTCCCGGGTCCAGGACAGCTGA
- the atpE gene encoding ATP synthase F0 subunit C produces MDTTTLAEVTGNVATIGYGLGTLGPGIGLGILIGKALEGIARQPEVAGQLRTTMFIGVAFVEVLALLGLVTGFLF; encoded by the coding sequence GTGGACACCACCACGCTCGCCGAGGTCACCGGTAACGTCGCGACCATCGGCTACGGCCTCGGCACGCTGGGCCCGGGCATCGGCCTCGGCATCCTCATCGGCAAGGCGCTCGAGGGCATCGCCCGCCAGCCCGAGGTCGCCGGCCAGCTCCGGACGACGATGTTCATCGGTGTCGCCTTCGTCGAGGTGCTCGCGCTGCTCGGCCTGGTCACCGGCTTCCTCTTCTGA
- the atpB gene encoding F0F1 ATP synthase subunit A, with protein sequence MHPRPGECALFTVATNPLLAASGEGGGFHPPSIAEFFPASFLFEGTPFEMNRIILVRLVVTAVLVAVFVLAARRAKLVPGRGQNVAEMLLDFVRVNIAEETLGHNARRFLPMLTTIFFAVLAMNLTGVVPFLNIASTSLIGMPLVLAAWVYVMYLAVGVRKFGVGGYLKNNLFPPGLPPFLYVLVTPIEALQVFVFRPATLALRLTANMIAGHLILVLCFGATHFFLFEASGAMKAFSAMSLAAGVAFTLFEILVAALQAYIFALLAAVYLNMAVEEEH encoded by the coding sequence TTGCACCCGAGACCCGGGGAGTGCGCCCTGTTCACCGTCGCGACGAACCCGCTGCTCGCCGCCTCCGGTGAGGGCGGCGGGTTCCACCCGCCGTCGATCGCCGAGTTCTTCCCGGCCTCGTTCCTCTTCGAGGGCACGCCCTTCGAGATGAACCGCATCATCCTCGTCCGGCTGGTCGTCACGGCCGTCCTGGTCGCCGTGTTCGTGCTCGCCGCGCGCCGCGCGAAGCTCGTGCCGGGCCGGGGCCAGAACGTCGCGGAGATGCTCCTCGACTTCGTGCGCGTCAACATCGCCGAGGAGACGCTGGGCCACAACGCCCGCCGCTTCCTGCCGATGCTGACGACGATCTTCTTCGCCGTGCTGGCGATGAACCTCACCGGTGTCGTGCCCTTCCTCAACATCGCGAGCACGTCGCTCATCGGGATGCCGCTCGTCCTGGCCGCGTGGGTCTACGTCATGTACCTCGCGGTCGGTGTCCGGAAGTTCGGCGTCGGCGGGTACCTGAAGAACAACCTGTTCCCGCCGGGGCTGCCGCCGTTCCTGTACGTCCTCGTGACGCCGATCGAGGCGCTCCAGGTGTTCGTCTTCCGGCCGGCCACGCTGGCGCTGCGACTCACGGCCAACATGATCGCCGGGCACCTCATCCTCGTGCTCTGCTTCGGTGCCACGCACTTCTTCCTCTTCGAGGCGTCCGGCGCGATGAAGGCCTTCTCGGCCATGTCGCTCGCCGCGGGGGTGGCCTTCACCCTCTTCGAGATCCTGGTCGCCGCCCTGCAGGCCTACATCTTCGCCCTCCTCGCCGCCGTGTACCTGAACATGGCCGTCGAGGAAGAGCACTGA